One window of the Nocardia huaxiensis genome contains the following:
- a CDS encoding NAD(P)-dependent alcohol dehydrogenase, with amino-acid sequence MSTAAAYAVSAPDGSFEKLAIERRELGPHDVLIDVKFAGICHSDIHTARDEWGGTSYPCVPGHEIAGLVAAVGSAVTKHQVGDRVGVGCMVDSCGKCEACMAGDENYCVPGSTMTYNTRVSEELQPGGYTLGGYSTQIVVTENFVVSIPEGIGLDVAAPLLCAGVTLFSPLRHWNAGPGKRVAIIGMGGLGHIGVKIAAAMGAEVTVLSHSLSKQADGEKFGAKHYYATSERQTFKDLRSHFDLILNTVSADLPIDNYLKLLRLNGTLVILGLPENPLAAKPFTLAGYRRSLSGSMIGGIAETQEMLNFCAEHGIGAEIEVISADQIDAAYDRVVASDVRYRFVIDAATM; translated from the coding sequence ATGAGCACTGCTGCCGCCTATGCCGTATCCGCGCCCGACGGGTCCTTCGAGAAGCTCGCCATCGAGCGCCGCGAACTCGGACCGCACGATGTGCTGATCGACGTGAAGTTCGCCGGCATCTGCCACTCCGACATCCACACCGCCCGCGACGAGTGGGGCGGCACCAGCTATCCGTGCGTGCCCGGCCACGAGATCGCGGGCCTGGTGGCGGCGGTCGGCTCCGCCGTCACCAAGCATCAGGTGGGCGATCGGGTCGGCGTGGGCTGCATGGTCGATTCCTGCGGGAAGTGCGAGGCGTGTATGGCGGGCGACGAGAACTACTGCGTCCCCGGTTCGACCATGACCTACAACACGCGGGTCTCCGAGGAACTCCAGCCCGGCGGATACACCCTCGGCGGCTACTCCACGCAGATCGTGGTGACCGAGAACTTCGTGGTCTCCATCCCGGAGGGCATCGGCCTGGATGTGGCCGCGCCGCTGCTGTGCGCGGGGGTCACCCTGTTCTCGCCGCTGCGGCACTGGAACGCCGGTCCGGGCAAGCGGGTCGCGATCATCGGCATGGGCGGGCTCGGGCACATCGGCGTGAAGATCGCCGCCGCCATGGGCGCGGAGGTCACCGTGCTCAGTCACTCACTGAGCAAGCAGGCCGACGGCGAGAAATTCGGCGCGAAGCACTACTACGCCACCAGCGAGCGCCAGACCTTCAAGGATCTGCGCAGCCATTTCGACCTGATCCTCAATACCGTGTCGGCGGATCTGCCGATCGACAACTACTTGAAGCTGCTGCGCCTCAACGGCACCCTGGTCATTCTCGGCCTGCCCGAAAACCCGCTCGCGGCAAAGCCGTTCACCCTGGCCGGCTACCGCCGCTCGCTGTCCGGCTCGATGATCGGCGGCATCGCCGAGACCCAGGAGATGCTGAACTTCTGCGCCGAGCACGGCATCGGCGCGGAGATCGAGGTCATCTCGGCCGATCAGATCGACGCGGCCTACGACCGGGTGGTCGCCAGCGACGTGCGCTACCGCTTCGTCATCGACGCCGCCACCATGTGA
- a CDS encoding saccharopine dehydrogenase family protein: protein MAEREFDLVLFGATGFVGKLTALYLTEAAPAGARIALAGRSPEKLAAVRAELGAKAANWPLVQADSTDQASLDALAARTRVVVTTVGPYLRYGLPLAQACAEHGTHYADLTGEPLFIRECIDRFGDRAVETGAKIVNSCGYDSIPSDLSVYQLYQRSVEDNTGELTDTTLVAWLKGGVSGGTVDSGRAMMEAIAADPSKGSIMAHPYSLSPDKSMDPDVGRQTDQALSRASAIDPSLDGWVATFVMAAHNTKVVRRSNGLLGWPYGKNFRYREVMSVGSSTAAPLVAAGIAGGIVATMAAGAVLSRVAVGRKLLDRVVPKPGTGPSEKSRRSGWFTMRTFANTTSGAKYVCTFAGQGDPGYQATAVMLGQSGLALAFDKLPDLAGILTPASAMGDALTERLRAADITIEVAPA, encoded by the coding sequence ATGGCAGAGCGGGAATTCGATCTCGTGCTATTCGGTGCGACCGGTTTCGTCGGCAAGCTGACCGCGCTGTACCTGACCGAGGCCGCGCCCGCCGGGGCGCGCATCGCGCTGGCCGGACGATCACCGGAGAAGCTGGCGGCCGTGCGCGCCGAACTGGGCGCGAAGGCCGCGAATTGGCCGCTGGTGCAGGCCGATTCGACAGATCAGGCCAGCCTGGACGCGCTGGCCGCGCGGACCAGGGTCGTGGTGACCACCGTCGGCCCGTACCTGCGCTACGGTTTGCCGCTGGCGCAGGCCTGCGCCGAGCACGGCACGCACTACGCCGATCTCACCGGTGAGCCGCTGTTCATCCGCGAGTGCATCGACCGCTTCGGCGACCGGGCCGTCGAGACCGGCGCGAAGATCGTGAATTCCTGTGGCTACGACTCGATTCCGTCGGATCTGAGCGTCTATCAGCTCTACCAGCGCAGCGTCGAGGACAACACCGGCGAGCTCACCGACACCACCCTGGTGGCCTGGCTCAAGGGCGGCGTCTCCGGCGGCACGGTCGATTCCGGCCGCGCCATGATGGAGGCCATCGCCGCCGACCCGTCCAAGGGTTCGATCATGGCGCACCCGTATTCGCTCAGCCCCGACAAGTCCATGGACCCGGATGTCGGTCGTCAGACCGATCAGGCGCTGTCCCGGGCGTCGGCGATCGATCCGAGTCTGGACGGCTGGGTGGCCACCTTCGTCATGGCCGCGCACAACACCAAGGTCGTGCGCCGCTCCAACGGCCTGCTCGGCTGGCCGTACGGCAAGAACTTCCGCTACCGCGAGGTCATGAGCGTCGGATCTTCCACGGCCGCACCGCTGGTGGCGGCGGGCATCGCGGGCGGCATCGTGGCGACCATGGCCGCGGGCGCGGTGCTCTCCCGGGTCGCGGTGGGCCGCAAGCTGCTCGACCGCGTGGTCCCCAAGCCCGGGACCGGCCCGAGCGAAAAGTCCCGTCGCAGTGGCTGGTTCACCATGCGCACCTTCGCCAACACCACCTCCGGCGCGAAGTACGTCTGCACCTTCGCCGGTCAGGGCGACCCCGGCTACCAGGCCACCGCGGTCATGCTCGGCCAGTCCGGCCTGGCGCTGGCCTTCGACAAGCTGCCCGACCTCGCGGGCATCCTCACTCCGGCCTCGGCCATGGGCGACGCCCTCACCGAGCGCCTGCGCGCCGCCGACATCACCATCGAGGTCGCGCCCGCCTGA
- a CDS encoding ZIP family metal transporter, whose translation MAILLALVSMCSTLIGGLVAVRIGDRKRLVLGLAAGVMLGVVAFDLMPEALEADTRVALGVPVPLLAAVVGFFTVHIMEKSVALHSGHEDEFGSHHHDFATVGILAASGLVFHSFLDGLSLGFGFQAGTTVGVAVAIAVISHDFADGFNTFTITTLYGNEKKRGLILLAADAAAPVVGAIVGTLVKVPTELVGMYLGYFAGFLLYLATADILPEAHAGKPSKWPLLCTLAGVGFMLAVAALSH comes from the coding sequence ATGGCGATTCTGCTGGCATTGGTGTCGATGTGCTCGACGCTCATCGGCGGGCTGGTCGCGGTGCGCATCGGCGACCGCAAGCGGCTGGTGCTCGGGCTGGCGGCCGGGGTCATGCTGGGGGTGGTGGCGTTCGACCTCATGCCCGAGGCGCTCGAGGCGGATACGCGGGTGGCGCTCGGGGTGCCGGTGCCGCTGCTGGCCGCGGTGGTCGGGTTCTTCACCGTGCACATCATGGAGAAATCGGTGGCGCTGCACAGCGGGCACGAGGACGAATTCGGTTCGCACCACCACGATTTCGCGACCGTCGGGATTCTGGCGGCGTCCGGGCTGGTGTTCCACAGCTTCCTGGACGGGCTCAGCCTGGGGTTCGGATTCCAGGCCGGTACGACAGTCGGGGTGGCGGTGGCCATCGCGGTCATCTCGCACGACTTCGCCGACGGCTTCAATACCTTCACCATCACCACGCTGTACGGGAACGAGAAGAAACGCGGGCTGATCCTGCTCGCGGCCGATGCCGCCGCACCGGTAGTGGGGGCGATCGTGGGCACGCTGGTCAAGGTGCCCACCGAACTGGTTGGCATGTACCTCGGGTATTTCGCGGGGTTCCTGCTCTATCTGGCCACCGCCGACATCCTGCCCGAAGCGCACGCCGGGAAGCCGTCGAAATGGCCGCTGCTGTGCACGCTCGCCGGTGTGGGATTCATGTTGGCCGTGGCCGCTTTGAGTCACTGA
- a CDS encoding vitamin K epoxide reductase family protein yields the protein MISAPPRSAWPVLLLGLLGWGASVTLLVEKFKSLTDSGYKPLCSIDSVVSCTTVMDSSEAAFFGFPNPIIGVVGFSVVVTLGVLAVVGIGFPRWVWGGLWFGLLLGTVAVCWLIYHAVFTIHALCPWCMVVWAVVPPLLALVTGLLWGRSRGFVQVVVEWRWTMVAVYYAVVILIVYIQFQDYWSSKL from the coding sequence ATGATCTCGGCTCCACCCCGGTCCGCGTGGCCCGTGCTGCTGCTCGGGCTGCTCGGCTGGGGAGCGTCCGTGACGCTGCTCGTCGAAAAGTTCAAGAGCCTCACCGATTCCGGTTACAAGCCGCTGTGCAGCATCGATTCGGTGGTCTCGTGTACGACGGTGATGGATTCGTCGGAGGCCGCGTTCTTCGGTTTCCCGAATCCGATCATCGGTGTGGTCGGGTTCAGCGTGGTGGTCACGCTCGGGGTGCTGGCGGTGGTCGGCATCGGTTTCCCGCGCTGGGTGTGGGGCGGGCTGTGGTTCGGGCTGCTGCTGGGCACGGTGGCGGTCTGCTGGCTGATCTACCACGCGGTCTTCACGATTCACGCGCTGTGCCCGTGGTGCATGGTGGTGTGGGCGGTCGTGCCGCCGCTGCTGGCGCTGGTGACCGGCCTGCTGTGGGGTAGGTCGCGCGGGTTCGTGCAGGTGGTGGTGGAGTGGCGGTGGACCATGGTCGCCGTCTACTACGCCGTGGTCATCCTGATCGTGTACATCCAGTTCCAGGATTACTGGAGTTCGAAACTCTAG
- a CDS encoding polyphosphate kinase 2 family protein encodes MAKAITWSKPASKALRAAGVRVAELDTSATPGFKGDKRAGAELLLERQAVLSDLQEKLYANGRSGDTRSVLLVLQGMDTAGKGGIVRHVIGSVDPQGVDHAAFGVPTAEEKKHHFLWRIRKQLPKGGQIGVFDRSHYEDVLVVRVHELVPPEVWGKRYDEINKFERKLVDEGTTVVKVAMFVSLEEQKKRLMQRLERADKYWKFNPADIDERAFWPAYQEAYQAVLDRTDTDYAPWHVLPADHKWYSRLAVTELLIEALQNLKLDWPAAQFDIDEQKKRLAKA; translated from the coding sequence ATGGCGAAGGCGATTACCTGGTCGAAACCGGCTTCGAAGGCCCTGCGCGCCGCGGGTGTGCGGGTCGCCGAGCTCGATACCTCGGCGACTCCCGGTTTCAAGGGCGACAAGCGCGCCGGTGCGGAACTGCTGCTGGAACGCCAGGCGGTGCTGTCGGATCTGCAGGAGAAGCTGTACGCCAACGGCCGTTCCGGTGACACCCGCAGTGTGCTGCTGGTGTTGCAGGGCATGGACACCGCGGGCAAGGGCGGCATCGTGCGGCACGTGATCGGCTCGGTGGACCCGCAGGGCGTGGATCACGCGGCCTTCGGGGTGCCGACGGCCGAGGAGAAGAAGCATCACTTTCTGTGGCGGATTCGCAAGCAGCTGCCCAAGGGCGGTCAGATCGGCGTCTTCGACCGCTCGCACTACGAGGACGTGCTGGTGGTGCGGGTGCACGAGCTGGTGCCGCCGGAGGTGTGGGGCAAGCGCTACGACGAGATCAACAAGTTCGAGCGCAAGCTGGTCGACGAGGGCACGACCGTGGTGAAGGTGGCCATGTTCGTCTCGCTGGAGGAGCAGAAGAAGCGCCTCATGCAGCGGCTGGAGCGCGCCGACAAGTACTGGAAGTTCAATCCGGCCGATATCGACGAGCGCGCCTTCTGGCCCGCGTATCAAGAGGCCTATCAGGCGGTGCTGGATCGCACCGACACCGATTACGCCCCCTGGCACGTACTGCCCGCCGACCACAAGTGGTACTCCCGGCTGGCCGTCACCGAACTGCTCATCGAGGCTCTGCAGAATCTCAAACTGGACTGGCCCGCCGCGCAGTTCGATATCGACGAGCAGAAAAAGCGCCTGGCGAAGGCGTGA
- a CDS encoding DUF445 domain-containing protein translates to MEQPAGSAGVLEAKQPTAVKTTPPGGAFSDLLDEEGKKRDLVRMKIIATGFLAVATLVYLFCAWYESRGSGGEWVGYVKAASEAGMVGALADWFAVTALFRHPLGLPIPHTAIIRKKKDQLGAGLGDFVRTNFLSPDVVAAKVNSAQISFRLGRWMADPVHAERVSDESATILRAVVGVLRDEDVEQIIDQTIVKRIAEPEWGPPIGKVLNELIKDNRQAPLLDLLAERAHQWALDSQDTIDRIVNRDAPGWAPKFVNTLLAERIYRELVEFTWKVRTQPDHEVRLAANRFLEEFAHDLQFDDAMIKKAERVKAELMGREEITGMAHATWRAAKRMILESADDPGSTLRRKVSENVQQLGERLSTDPEMRDKVDGWLERGVRYLVANYGAEFATLVSDTVARWDADEASRKIELAAGRDLQFIRINGTVVGSLAGLAIYAISHLLF, encoded by the coding sequence ATGGAGCAACCTGCCGGCAGTGCCGGGGTACTCGAAGCGAAGCAACCGACGGCCGTCAAGACCACACCTCCGGGCGGCGCGTTTTCCGACCTCCTCGACGAAGAGGGCAAGAAGCGCGATCTGGTGCGGATGAAGATCATCGCCACCGGATTCCTCGCGGTGGCGACCCTCGTCTACCTGTTCTGCGCCTGGTACGAATCGCGCGGCAGCGGCGGGGAGTGGGTCGGCTATGTGAAGGCCGCGTCCGAGGCGGGCATGGTCGGCGCGCTGGCCGACTGGTTCGCGGTGACCGCGCTGTTCCGGCATCCGCTGGGGCTGCCGATTCCGCACACGGCCATCATCCGCAAGAAGAAGGACCAATTGGGCGCGGGCCTCGGCGATTTCGTGCGCACCAATTTCCTGTCCCCGGATGTGGTCGCGGCCAAGGTGAATTCGGCCCAGATCTCGTTCCGGCTCGGCCGCTGGATGGCCGATCCCGTGCACGCCGAGCGCGTGTCGGACGAGAGCGCCACCATTCTGCGGGCCGTGGTCGGGGTGCTGCGCGACGAGGACGTCGAGCAGATCATCGATCAGACCATCGTCAAGCGCATCGCCGAACCGGAGTGGGGCCCGCCCATCGGCAAGGTGCTCAACGAGCTGATCAAGGACAACCGGCAGGCCCCGCTGCTGGATCTGCTGGCCGAGCGCGCGCACCAGTGGGCGCTGGACAGTCAGGACACCATCGATCGGATCGTGAACCGGGATGCCCCGGGCTGGGCGCCGAAGTTCGTGAATACCCTGCTGGCCGAAAGAATTTATCGCGAGCTGGTGGAATTCACGTGGAAGGTCCGCACGCAACCGGATCACGAAGTACGTTTGGCGGCGAATCGTTTCCTCGAGGAATTCGCGCACGATCTGCAATTCGACGACGCCATGATCAAAAAGGCGGAGCGGGTGAAGGCCGAGCTCATGGGCCGCGAGGAGATCACCGGCATGGCGCACGCCACCTGGCGGGCGGCCAAGCGGATGATCCTGGAGTCGGCCGACGACCCCGGCTCGACGCTGCGCCGCAAGGTGTCGGAGAACGTGCAGCAGTTGGGCGAGCGGCTCTCGACAGATCCGGAGATGCGCGACAAGGTGGACGGGTGGCTCGAGCGCGGGGTCCGGTATCTCGTCGCCAACTACGGCGCCGAGTTCGCGACCCTGGTCAGCGACACGGTTGCTCGCTGGGATGCGGACGAGGCCAGTCGCAAGATCGAATTAGCGGCGGGTCGCGATCTGCAATTCATTCGCATCAATGGCACGGTGGTCGGATCCCTGGCGGGCCTGGCGATCTACGCCATTTCACATTTGCTGTTCTGA
- a CDS encoding ABC1 kinase family protein encodes MAKELPTSRLARGTKLGMAVAGNAIRAQKTRRSMRGRSEAVRERMAEESMIRATEQMVMVLGTMKGVAMKLGQMLSVLDLDLVPPEHRERFQRRLAVLRDSAPSVSFEVMKAVIEEDFGKSLEDVFAEFDPEPIAAASIGQVYKATLHDGREVVVKVQYPGIDAAVRADLKNLAMFRRILQSAMPWVTPAVLDELRLNLESELDYVAEANTQKQIAAIYKGHPFIVVPDTMPELSTTRVLVSEYFAGTGFEEIRKLPAPERDRIGEIIYRFYVGSLFTFNEFCGDPHPGNLLLGKDGKVAFLDFGLYNRMDPEHVQFEAVCIRAAAEERAEDLRDLMVERGVIESPDAITPEECLEYVLAACEWALLDQDLTITPELASGAFVLAVDPRASEFAGMKEQNLPPEHLFSRRADFLTFGMLGQLEATGNWHRIAREWLYGDDPVTELGRAHHEWLASRPAPKPTTTTAAPKKTRKRAAKA; translated from the coding sequence ATGGCTAAAGAGCTGCCCACTTCCAGGCTTGCGCGGGGGACCAAGCTGGGTATGGCGGTCGCCGGAAATGCCATACGCGCGCAGAAGACTCGGCGATCGATGCGCGGCAGGTCCGAGGCGGTGCGTGAGCGCATGGCCGAGGAGTCCATGATCCGGGCCACCGAGCAGATGGTCATGGTGCTGGGCACCATGAAGGGCGTCGCCATGAAGCTCGGGCAGATGCTGTCGGTGCTGGATCTGGATCTGGTTCCGCCGGAGCATCGCGAGCGTTTCCAGCGTCGGCTGGCCGTGCTGCGCGACAGTGCGCCGAGCGTGTCGTTCGAGGTCATGAAGGCGGTCATCGAAGAGGACTTCGGCAAGTCGCTCGAGGATGTGTTCGCCGAGTTCGATCCGGAGCCGATCGCCGCCGCCTCCATCGGGCAGGTCTACAAGGCGACCCTGCACGACGGCCGCGAGGTCGTGGTGAAGGTGCAGTACCCCGGCATCGACGCGGCCGTGCGCGCGGACCTGAAGAACCTGGCCATGTTCCGGCGCATCCTGCAGTCGGCCATGCCGTGGGTGACACCGGCCGTGCTGGACGAGCTGCGGCTGAATCTGGAGAGCGAACTCGACTATGTGGCCGAGGCGAACACCCAGAAGCAGATCGCCGCGATCTACAAGGGGCATCCGTTCATCGTGGTGCCCGACACCATGCCGGAGCTGTCCACCACCCGCGTGCTGGTGAGCGAGTACTTCGCGGGCACCGGTTTCGAGGAGATCCGGAAACTGCCCGCCCCGGAACGGGATCGGATCGGCGAGATCATCTACCGGTTCTATGTGGGTTCGCTGTTCACCTTCAACGAGTTCTGTGGCGATCCGCATCCGGGAAACCTGTTGCTGGGCAAGGACGGCAAGGTCGCGTTCCTGGACTTCGGGCTCTACAACCGGATGGATCCCGAGCATGTGCAGTTCGAGGCCGTGTGCATCCGGGCCGCCGCCGAGGAGCGCGCGGAGGACCTGCGCGATCTGATGGTGGAGCGCGGGGTCATCGAATCCCCGGATGCGATCACGCCGGAGGAGTGCCTGGAATACGTGCTGGCGGCGTGTGAATGGGCGCTGCTGGATCAGGATCTGACGATCACTCCCGAATTGGCTTCGGGCGCTTTCGTGCTCGCGGTGGATCCGCGGGCCAGTGAGTTCGCGGGCATGAAGGAACAGAATCTGCCGCCGGAGCACCTGTTCTCGCGGCGCGCCGACTTCCTCACCTTCGGCATGCTCGGGCAGTTGGAGGCGACCGGGAATTGGCATCGCATCGCGCGGGAATGGCTGTACGGGGACGACCCGGTCACCGAACTCGGCCGCGCCCATCACGAATGGCTGGCGAGCCGCCCGGCTCCCAAGCCCACGACCACCACGGCGGCCCCGAAGAAGACGCGCAAGCGCGCCGCCAAAGCGTAG
- a CDS encoding ESX secretion-associated protein EspG: MKWILTPDEFALVWARETDMERRPYPLDGLPLSPETDCDSPRLRHRYLRRTDPDLAAALILCARSDTTTITLYGEQTAGPEPRRILAFAAVAQQRAGILIAQPDAVTVLVRPAESLGRELVEIIGSAPAGRSETMREPHAAVLHERAGEADGAGRFRSKLRQPVDGRGFITVTVEPANPLAPPTRHRTWLDFSGDGRYLLTTAADLTLTPVTDAELADHLMRLARV, from the coding sequence GTGAAATGGATTCTGACCCCGGATGAGTTCGCGTTGGTCTGGGCGCGTGAGACCGATATGGAACGCCGGCCGTACCCGCTCGACGGACTTCCCCTGTCCCCGGAGACCGACTGCGATTCCCCGCGGCTGCGGCATCGCTACCTGCGCCGCACCGATCCGGATCTGGCGGCCGCACTGATTCTGTGCGCGCGCAGCGACACCACCACCATAACCCTGTACGGCGAGCAGACCGCCGGTCCGGAGCCGCGCCGGATTCTCGCCTTCGCGGCGGTGGCCCAGCAGCGGGCGGGCATTCTCATCGCCCAGCCCGATGCCGTCACCGTGCTGGTGCGCCCGGCGGAGAGTCTGGGCCGCGAACTCGTGGAGATCATCGGTTCAGCGCCGGCGGGCCGGTCGGAGACCATGCGGGAACCGCATGCCGCGGTGCTGCACGAGCGGGCCGGTGAGGCCGACGGCGCCGGCCGCTTCCGCAGCAAACTCCGCCAGCCGGTGGACGGGCGCGGATTCATCACGGTCACAGTCGAACCCGCGAATCCGCTGGCGCCGCCCACCCGGCACCGCACCTGGCTGGATTTCTCCGGGGACGGCCGCTATCTGCTCACCACGGCCGCCGATCTCACCCTGACCCCGGTCACCGATGCCGAACTCGCCGACCACCTCATGCGTCTTGCGCGTGTCTGA
- a CDS encoding S1C family serine protease, which produces MRDETLLRTPPQGPRREGRGGRLLALFFAAVLGATAFLGYHGDLARWTLREDYTTAILITPPLPPLDTELVAGVVEPALVNVNSTVRPFGLGAAGSGIVLTAEGQVLTSHHVIKGAETVSVSDIGTGATYPARVLGYDSGSDIALLELTGADGLPAARIGTSAVLRLGDEVLAIGNAGGTGSPTAVGGPITGLDNSIVARNSSDLSRKQLRGMIEVSAAVAAGQSGGALVDRYGAVIGVVTAASGDLQKTLGRGPNGYAVPIDTAMHIVEQIRSGTPTDTVHIGPTAVLGVMTVDSQRPAGARIELTVQGQPAQAAGLAEGEVITAVDGRAIESGQALKAALNTYKPDDVVRLNVTEPGGAQRTVSVTLTVGPPN; this is translated from the coding sequence ATGCGCGACGAGACCCTTCTTCGCACCCCTCCGCAAGGCCCACGCCGAGAAGGCCGGGGCGGACGCCTGCTCGCCCTGTTCTTCGCCGCCGTCCTCGGCGCCACCGCATTCCTCGGCTACCACGGTGATCTCGCCCGCTGGACCCTGCGCGAGGACTACACCACCGCCATTCTCATCACCCCGCCGCTACCCCCGCTCGACACCGAACTGGTTGCGGGCGTGGTGGAACCGGCCCTGGTGAACGTGAATTCGACGGTCCGCCCGTTCGGGCTCGGCGCGGCCGGATCCGGCATCGTGCTCACCGCCGAAGGACAGGTGCTCACCAGCCATCACGTCATCAAAGGCGCGGAGACCGTGTCGGTTTCCGATATCGGCACCGGCGCGACCTATCCGGCCCGGGTGCTCGGCTACGACTCCGGCTCGGATATCGCGCTGCTCGAACTCACCGGCGCGGACGGGCTGCCCGCGGCCCGCATCGGCACCTCGGCCGTGCTGCGGCTCGGCGACGAAGTGCTCGCCATCGGCAATGCGGGCGGCACCGGATCACCCACCGCGGTCGGCGGGCCCATCACCGGGCTGGACAACAGCATCGTCGCGCGCAATTCGTCGGATCTGAGCCGGAAACAGTTGCGCGGCATGATCGAAGTGTCGGCCGCCGTCGCGGCCGGGCAGTCCGGGGGAGCGCTGGTCGACCGCTACGGCGCGGTCATCGGCGTGGTCACCGCCGCCTCCGGGGACCTGCAGAAGACCCTGGGCCGCGGACCCAACGGCTACGCGGTGCCCATCGACACGGCCATGCACATTGTCGAGCAGATCCGTTCCGGCACACCGACGGACACCGTGCACATCGGCCCGACCGCGGTCCTCGGCGTCATGACCGTCGACTCGCAGCGGCCCGCCGGGGCGCGCATCGAATTGACCGTGCAGGGCCAGCCCGCACAGGCGGCGGGGCTGGCCGAGGGCGAGGTCATCACGGCCGTGGACGGCCGTGCCATCGAGAGCGGGCAGGCGCTCAAGGCGGCGCTCAATACCTACAAACCCGACGATGTGGTGCGGCTCAACGTCACCGAACCGGGTGGGGCGCAGCGGACGGTGAGCGTGACGCTCACCGTCGGCCCGCCCAATTAG
- a CDS encoding thioredoxin domain-containing protein: MGPRFVTTKGVVSAQVSSKPGDRKNPLAKADQADRNRKILIQVGVAAVLIGLVVAIGVGVMNKKSDKDGQAIDANWNSEAAAAVPPNLTDSGAIRIENASANPPEGSKKVTVQLVADLQCPACEMFEQANSDALTKAVQSGSAAVEYNIISFLNQVSNGNLYSQRAAAAAYVVATADRSKFQDWVTKMFAAQPAEGSDGMTEDKLLEITKSAGYTDPAVEKDIKEGKYTSWVMDHTKSVFATGIKSTPTVYVNGQQIQPPMTKDGMTAVIESAAKG; this comes from the coding sequence ATGGGCCCGAGATTCGTGACGACGAAAGGCGTGGTGAGCGCGCAGGTGAGCAGCAAACCGGGTGATCGCAAGAATCCGCTGGCGAAGGCGGACCAGGCCGATCGCAACCGCAAGATCTTGATCCAGGTGGGCGTGGCCGCGGTTCTCATCGGCCTGGTGGTGGCCATCGGCGTCGGGGTGATGAACAAGAAGTCCGACAAGGACGGCCAGGCCATCGACGCCAACTGGAATTCCGAGGCCGCCGCGGCGGTCCCGCCGAACCTCACCGACAGCGGCGCCATTCGCATCGAGAATGCGAGTGCCAACCCGCCGGAGGGTTCGAAGAAGGTGACCGTGCAGCTGGTCGCCGACCTGCAGTGCCCGGCGTGCGAGATGTTCGAGCAGGCCAATTCGGACGCCCTCACCAAGGCCGTCCAGAGCGGTTCCGCCGCAGTCGAATACAACATCATCAGCTTCCTGAACCAGGTGTCGAACGGCAATCTGTACTCGCAGCGCGCCGCCGCGGCCGCCTATGTGGTGGCCACCGCCGACCGCAGCAAGTTCCAGGACTGGGTGACCAAGATGTTCGCGGCCCAGCCGGCCGAGGGCAGTGACGGCATGACCGAGGACAAGCTGCTGGAGATCACCAAGTCCGCCGGGTACACCGATCCCGCTGTCGAGAAGGACATCAAGGAGGGCAAGTACACCTCCTGGGTCATGGACCACACCAAGTCCGTCTTCGCGACCGGCATCAAGTCCACGCCGACCGTGTACGTCAACGGCCAGCAGATCCAGCCGCCGATGACCAAGGACGGCATGACCGCGGTGATCGAGAGCGCGGCGAAGGGATGA
- a CDS encoding TetR/AcrR family transcriptional regulator: MDGRKRRWQQHKIDRREELVDGTLAAIRKRGGDAGMDEIAAEIGVSKTVLYRYFSDKQDLTRATMERFIETTLMPRIYAAISDDLDEYTLVRNTLAAYVHTVDADTDVYRFIMGNGSSTDTSTLADFEKLFAQVVSAVIVDKAYDRGVKTEGAMLWAYVLVGGVQLATDWWITNRTMSTEEMLDYLTMMAWSAIEGMMRNGGDRHWFTSQQHVLPDPENKV, translated from the coding sequence GTGGACGGCCGTAAACGTCGCTGGCAGCAGCACAAGATCGATCGCCGCGAGGAACTCGTCGACGGCACCCTCGCCGCCATCCGCAAACGCGGCGGCGACGCGGGCATGGACGAGATCGCCGCCGAGATCGGTGTCTCCAAAACCGTTCTCTACCGGTACTTCTCGGATAAGCAGGATCTCACCCGGGCCACCATGGAGCGGTTCATCGAGACCACGCTCATGCCCCGCATCTACGCGGCCATCAGCGACGATCTCGACGAATACACGCTGGTGCGCAACACTCTCGCCGCCTATGTGCACACCGTCGACGCCGACACCGACGTCTACCGGTTCATCATGGGCAACGGCTCGTCCACCGACACCTCCACCCTCGCGGATTTCGAGAAGCTGTTCGCGCAGGTGGTGTCGGCGGTCATCGTGGACAAGGCCTACGACCGCGGCGTCAAGACCGAAGGCGCCATGCTGTGGGCCTACGTTCTGGTCGGCGGCGTGCAGCTGGCGACGGACTGGTGGATCACCAACCGCACCATGTCCACCGAGGAAATGCTCGACTACCTGACCATGATGGCGTGGTCGGCCATCGAGGGCATGATGCGCAACGGCGGCGACCGGCACTGGTTCACCTCCCAGCAGCATGTGCTGCCCGATCCGGAGAACAAGGTCTGA